A portion of the Manihot esculenta cultivar AM560-2 chromosome 2, M.esculenta_v8, whole genome shotgun sequence genome contains these proteins:
- the LOC122723096 gene encoding uncharacterized protein LOC122723096: MKTEASQRDPDKYCQYHRAHGHDTNNCFQLIIEIERLIKRGHLKNFVRKPEGQRPQPNPAALVPRKIGTGPVNDGTSGTINMIVGGTGGRMSRRGKKMSREGESSSAEVMQVVEHSPVTITFSPEDAQGVQMPHDDALVVEAIIHNYRVKKI, from the coding sequence ATGAAAACGGAAGCAAGccagcgagatcctgacaaatattgtcaataCCATCGCGCACATggccacgacaccaataactgctttCAGTTGATCATAGAGATCGAAAGGTTGATAAAAAGAGGGCACCTCAAGAACTTCGTGAGGAAACCGGAGGGACAAAGGCCTCAGCCCAATCCGGCGGCACTAGTGCCGAGGAAGATAGGAACTGGACCGGTGAATGATGGGACCAGCGGGACCATTAACATGATTGTGGGGGGaacaggaggtcggatgagccgtaGGGGAAAAAAGATGAGTCGAGAGGGAGAGAGCAGCAGCGCTGAAGTCATGCAGGTAGTCGAACACTCTCCAGTAACCATCACcttctctccggaggatgcccaaggtgttcagatgccccatgacgaCGCCCTTGTCGTTGAAGCCATCATTCACAACTATCGAGTCAAAAAGATTTGa